taggactaattgaacatctttgacctatcgtgtttaccgttattgatacaacctatatgtttaggtcaagactagctttgtctttgcacgcgtctacttgttgaagtactttattaactcttgcactcaaggtgagatcatagtcccacttttactctttttgaacttatatttgggatgagaaaacataaacgattcttttgaactaagtgaacacaagaacgggaaaacaaacattctacatacgagtttagaacaaaatcctcaattcgattatcattagttacacttgccgggtgtaagcgagaacttatgttatatggccatatgggttgacaaccctcatccttgacggttcgctaccgtctacggatgaaatatattttcgagaatcagtgtttgttctagcactaagtgatggggtatacaatggaaggaatgttaagctttgataattgggtgctcgtgaaacaaacttttggaatgtattactattatttcattgatgcaaatcttgtggttcacttgtacttacttacttaaacctatgatttcaccaacgttttcgttgacagatttctatgtttttctcaggtccttgaacgatacatgatacatgcttccgctcattatttgatacttgcattggatgccgagtatacatgcatttcatggagcgtcttttgactttactttaaaccgtgtcgcctagatttcaatcgtatctataacgttgtaacttaacttttggttgaacaattcttgtaaactttgaaacaagctttattttgaaatgaaggcgacatattttggtcaaacgttatcttaaagacttataatcaggtaatgggatccacgtagccgacgccgtcacttgacgatttgtcggggtcgctacagtatgaatgaattggatccgaatgtatgcaagcaaccaatgggttgaaggataagtgttatgatttatgcccacatgttttgtgttttgtgttttattactttcctataactcactaagtgcaaaagcttacccctatgatgttttatgttttaggtgctaaggtccatcgtgaaggtaaggagcccgtgtaaagcgctagaggagcattggcatagcgtaagtggtattgcaagtccctttttgtaatcacgctctacggttaccgcttattaaacgccaagggctttgaatgagtcatgtttgttattgttgaacttgggaccaaatgatggttttgattcatgaaaacacgttttgttgtctaaatgttgtttatagatggttcacgatgttagaaactgatttctgatgtttgtgtatgaattatgcagttttaaatatgtttgagtatgatgaaaagtgaaaaagtttggtttaagtgaaatgttgcagatcagcccccggattagtgttatgtcgcgccgcggccaagggctccgcgccgcggcatataactgatgttgggaacagaagcaaggctaagaagtataaattttcctgtgtattgtcgcgccgcgacaaggctggccgcgccgcggcataagccttgtccaagcagtaaccttgtttttcaaaaaaaaaaaaaagaatcgaaCGTGTGGAGTATAATGGGCCAACGCACAAGGCCCAAAAGTTTCTTTAGATTCATCATTCGTTATGTATCAGGTCTTGTAAGATAAATTAAAATTGGCCCATTATGTGTGTCGAAGAATGTAACGAGTTACTATTATTTACGGAGTAATTCGTAAAAAATGTCTTTAATTATGTACTTACTTTTTTTTTATTAACGAGAAAACCTCATATGAACGGGTACATTGACTCCCTCATAAATGGTAACCCTTGGGTAATCAAGCACCTTgaacgcgagacctggtaccgggtgaattgcgcacaaGGCGCACCCTCTCGTCACACTCCCCTTTTAAACGAAATGGCTTTACAAAGATTCGAACCCGTTTGGTGTGCTTCATCGGGTAACTTAGTGGTCACTCGGGCAAGCGTGCATGGTTTGTACTTACTTCAATATGTAAACAATCTTTTGACGTATAAATGTTTTCACTGTATGCCAACTAATACTAAATTTTCAAGTGAACAGTGAACTCGTACAAAACTCGTGATTTATTCATGTGAATAATTTATTATCGCCAAGTTTATGaccaaattcttggtaattgattACATATTTAGATCATCATATTATCATATTTTCTCACTTTATTTAGAACGTGACAAGTCTAAATCATTTTAGAAAACCGAAAGACACGATGTTACAACTAATTTTGTTAACTAGGTTGTTATTTGAGTTCCATGTGCGGCTTGACACAAAAACCATATCCTAATTTCATGCTCACGAATAAGGTACATGTTTTGTCGCAGTAATAACCTGAATTACACGCATTAGCTGATCTAATTTTCATAACGTCGCTTGGGTTTAATAATGCGTACGACTTATCTCAATGGCACACGACAAAAACATAGCAATAATGCGTACGTCGTATCTTAATAATGCGTACGTCTTACACATCAATAATGTGTACGTCTTATCTCAATGAAAACATAGCAAAAAGTAGGGTAGGAGATATCTTGTTGAGATCAAATACAGAATCCAATATTAAACGAGTAACTATACAAAAGGGCAAACCCCCTGTTACTTAAACGGGAATTTTGGtcttttcacaattttttttttttttttaacgtggACCACTATCCTCGTTTACACTAAACATCGTCACAAAACTATTGAGACATAAAACGATCACGATATAATCTAATTAGACTACGTACATCTGACAACAATACTACTCAAATAGCCTGAACAGATTTTTTTTCTTCATTTACCCGTTTACCTAAATTTTCAAGCGTATTAGCGTATATAGGTGGTTAAAGGTAAAGGGATACAAATTGGCACACGACAAAAACAAACCTAATACTTCAAATCCTTACTGGAACAATAATATATTAGACTATAGAAATATCTTGTTTCCCATAACTTCTAACATTCTTCTGTGAACAATTAGTCGGTGAAATAACTAATACGTAGTAATACACAACTTTTTCTGTCAATTATAATCCAACATTCCAAAGGGCAACGTTCAACCCATTTAACTCACTTCTGTTTAAGGTACGTTGATTTGACCCACCTGACCAATTAAAAGTATAGCCAAAATCTACTCATTCAAAAGTAATCTAGTCGGACCGTTTAATGACACGAGTCCCTTGAGAAACGGTTTACGCTTTAAATATTTCTTTTCCTCAAGTAAAAAAGTTGTAACTCAGTTGGCAAATACATAATAAAAAACTATTACCTGTGACTTGAGCTCCCATTATAACAAAGTTATTTCATGCCCATATACATCATCAAGCTCAAATTATCACCATTTCTTACCTTTCTTTCTTCTTTTACTGTTACTGCTATTACTGCCACCAGCACCACCTCCATTGCTAGCGTTCACATTTGCAGAAGTATTTGAAGGAATATCAGGACCTCCATTGGTTGCAAAATTGTCAAACATGCCTGATTGAACAGCGTTTTGTAACCACTCCATAAACTCCTCTTCGGTCATGGTTTCGTCCATATTTGGCATCCCACCTCCTCTATGACTTGAACTTGGTCCCTTGGTGTTACTGTGCTTTGACATTACACTCGTGTTTACATGAAAACTTGGTTTGTGTGTGTTGGCAGGACATCTCATTCCCTGCAATAAAATAACACTAAtgaatttaaaatttaaaaagtcAGGCAAAATCacattttctattttttttttttcttcctgtttTTCCCTTCTAATTTTTGGGCGAATCTGCTGCTACTTTTGTATGTCCCAATAGAATTCTAAAAATATGTTATGTTTGGCTTGTTTTTCAAGCTAGAATTAGTTACTCACTCTATACAATTTGGTATGCTTATTTAACGCTATTCTTAAAAGTTTTATCAACGGTCAAGCAATTCTAAAAAATCAGTTTGTAATAATTGCAATTTTATGGAACAAAGAGAATACCAATTTTCATATACATATAGAAGATTGTCTTCAACATATTAATGGAATACAATTTCTTCACACTATAATATTTGGTTTGTGGCATCGTTTAAGCAAGACTTATTAAAGCTTTTACCTGACAGAGATACCATTCTGTGGCATCGTATATCTTGCTATCTGCACAAACATAGGCACGAGGTGGATCTACCTGCacattattagcaaaaaaaaatttaaaaaaacatgAGCTATTTCTGATAACCAAGAATCAAATGCCAAATGCAAACAAGTAACAACGGTACTCACATACCTTTTGGAATACTCCAAAAAGAAGCGGTTGGGATGATTGTTCGACCCAACCGTCCCCGTATTTTGCTGGATGGAAGTCTTTACAGTCCTTCAAAGTTAACATATATAAGAAAAAACACGAGTAAATATTAAAGAATATATTGAACAGAAAAAAGATGTGTGCAAACAATTGATACCTGGCACGATCTGGCTCTTGATTTTGTCTTTTTGGTGTAAAACCACATGTGAAAGCTTCCACACTTTTGACATGCAATTCGCCTCGACTCTCCCAACGGATCATCCACATGAACTTCCGTACCTCCAAATGTAGATCCGAAAAACCCATGTCGTTTGTTCTGAAACATTTATGATTGTTAGATTAACAAGCTATCGTCTAGATCGATACACTTATATCTTGTGTGACAACGTTATGATGGGAGAGATTTGGAAAACATAAACGGGAAGCTGGAACATGTAGTTGTAAGTTCCATTAATTCATCTAATGAAGCTAAGTAATATGATTATATGAAGCTACCATCCACCACATGTGTAGTGCGTTATTCGTTCCTCATAACAGCTTTCAAATTTGTACATCGTATGACAATTGCATACTGATTAAGCTATCACTTTAAATATTGAGTATAGTTCTTCTAAGATAGATAAGCTATTACATTGACTTTGGGACGATTTTCTTTACTTAGTGAACACTCAAAAACAGACAAAAGTAAAAGGGGTATAAGCAACCAAACCTTTGgagtagtattttgaaatcttcggAAATAATTTAAAAGATCCTCCCTTCTCAATTCATCGTCATATGTTTTCTGCTTAGAAGTATCTAACAAAACCTTCAGAAAGATAAAGTTTTGCACTATAGTCAATACACCAAAACTAGAGGTATATAAACATGCAACTTTTGGAAACAAAAAATGGTACCTCGTATGCGTTTTGAAGTTTTTTAAAAGCTTCTGCAGCTTTTTCATTGCCCATATTTTTATCAGGATGAACCAACATCGCCTAATTTCAAAAACATAATGTGTGAGAAAGAGAGTTAGCAAAATTATCATACGCATCCGTTTCTCACTGAAAAAAATACTAGATGAAACAGCATATATAGAAAAAAAGTGTGTACCTTTTTTCGGTATTCACGCTTAAGAAAAGTAGCATCTATTTCCTGAAATCTAGACAAACCTAACGCTGAATAGTGATCTGTCGAGTTTAACAATCGAACAACTTCATCTTCAGATGTTAACTCAGAATCAGACCCACTCGTTGAAGGTACCCCAGTTCCAGGGTCAGCTGGTGGATGGGACCCACCATCAGTGGAGGGACCACGTACTTCCTCACCATTGAAAACACCGGGCCCACTTTGCATCCCAGCTGTATGCTCAGGAACACTGTTAGGTCTTCTTTGCTCATTTATGTTATTCCTTAAGAAGAATATTAGACCATCACTTGAGAAAAATGATAAATTGAAAATTACAACAATGCCAAGCCATCCAACCAGCATCCATGCAGAATATACAGAGTACACAGTCATTATTAGCAGTGAAAAGCGCTCATGGCTCAATGCAAATGATATTCCTGCATATTACAGTAATAAAGAAATCAATAACAAATGTATGAAAAGGAACAGACAAAACATTGTAAAACATGTCCAGTGAAGTGTTTGAAAACTCGCCACCAATGGCTAGGACGATTGAAGTTGTCCAGAAGCTTCCATATATCCAAAGGAAAATAATTCCAGAAACAGCAAGCAACAAAAGACCAATAGTGAACCCAACAAAAAGTGCTACCAAAGCAACTATGGCCTGTAAAAACCATGAGAGTAGACCATAAAGAGCCATTAAAAATCCTATGCTAATATGCATATAAAGAAGGTATAAAAAATAAAGGGTTTTGGAAACCGAACGCCCTTAATACATACATAGGTACACACACTCAAATCATTAGGTTTCAAACATCTATTGTATCATTTTTTATCTTGGATGAGATGGGGAAAAGTTCAAGCACAATGTGATGTATTAACATTTAACTTACACTTCTGTGTGTGTGTTTGCAAAGACGTATAATATATTCACTAGTCATATACAAGCAGTGTTCAGAAATTGACATATTAAGTAGTTCCTAATCACCATCCTAAACCTTGCTAATGGTACTGCATATATTTTCTTAGTTAAATGTACTAAAGCCACCGCCAAAACTAAGTTACCTCTTGATATATGTGCATAAGTGTAGTGTCAACCGCACTTCGTTGCAATTATAAGCTGCTACGTACAAATTTTTTATTAATTATTGAACATATtcgtgttttatatatatataagcaaaATTTTAGTATACAAAAGGCCCACTTTTTACTTATTAACAGGGCCCATAAAATTGAAGAGACGGCCCGGTGGGACTATTCGGATGTTAGCCAACTTTGACATCGACTGTTTTGATTGTTTTTAACCAATTTTGACCGAATAATTCTAACTGTATCAGCTAAATCCAacttttgaccaattttgacccgTTGACCAACGACTTTTGACCGACTTGGCCTGGTCGGGTTGGACTACTTCAATATCCCGACTAGTCGGCCGACTTTTAGAACCATATCATGTACTACACTTACAAAGGCCCAAACAAGGAGACCACTCAGATCCAAACTACCTCAGACTTCATTATGGAGAAATCTTATAGATTTTGCCTGTATAGGACCTAAATATCAATGTTGCATGTTATTATTTAACTTGAAAATTCTGAAAAAGATGGccgatacataaattacaaactatgAACAAGCAGGCTTACCCCAAGAATAACGAACTTGAGCATTCCCATCATTGCAACAACCGAAAAGATACTGCACCATATAACTGTAAAGAATGATGTTGTCCCCATTCGTATAACAGAGTCAATGCCTCTAAGGGTGCAATCCAACCAAACCATTAGAAGCACAAGCAGTATGCTGGTGAAATGGGTAACCCATTTTAAGACAATTGGGTAAGCGTGCTTAATTTTCATTCTAACATAATCACGAGAGATTAATGCCTTGGTTACTATCATATCAAGTAAGGGTTTGTGTCTCTCCAACCAGTCAGTTGAAGCCTTTAAAACAGATGACATAAAAGTCTTCAGGTACCTAACACCCAACGTTTCTGGAAGCTCAACATTTATCGGTAAACCATCTTCATCAAATTCATTTGTAGAGTGGTCAACTCTACGTTTTCGAGTCTTTGACCCGTGAATACCATTTGCTGAAGCCCATTTTTCTTCTTCCAAACAAGAACCACCCGTTGTTGACATGTTAGAACTGCAATCTTCAAAAGTACTGTTTCGGGCTTCTGATTGGTCAGTAGTAGATGTAGCAGATCTACCTCGAATATCAACTTTACTATGTTTTTCAGATTTGTTACTTTTTTTCTTCTCAATTTTAAAATGATCGGATTTGTGAAGGGCCTCTGTTACAGATATGTTTGGTTGGGTATCACTTGAAAGTTCTTCCTTAGAAACCTTGATGTTGCTTATACTCCCCTTTCCCTTTTTATTTGGCATTGCGGACCCCGATTGAAAATCTCCTTTTTTGTGATTTGATGTGGTTCCATCCAGCCCATTCTTTTGATGGTTTCCTTTACGGGCCATCGAATACGAATCAGTAAGTCAGTTTGAAACAAGATACAGCAATCAAAGTTAATTGCTTTCTATCATTCAAGTCTTGAAGAAGGGGAATTCATGTAAACAACTGGACCTGCAAACAGAAGCTATTGTATATCAGTCTGAGACTCTTGAAAATATGCATGGGAAAAAAAGACAGTTATCAAGCCAAGACAACAACACAAGTTAGGAAACATACAGATATCATCGAACTTTTGTACAGTGTTCTAATGTACCCATTCTTTACAGAACTGAGGTCTGCTGCAACCGAGTTCAAATAAGGAACTAGAGTTATAACTGTACAGAATGTTCTTGCCAATTTTATATTCGTTACTGAAAGTAATTCAATAGAAAAAGCTCCCAAATCATAATTTCAGCTAGTCAagcttttattaatattaaattttacaCCTGAGTACAGATGAATATGCTGATAGAAATTAATCAAAGAAAGATTAACCAAACAGCTACTTGTATCCCATACGAGGAACTTTAAGGTTGTAGAACTTTCATTCACTTGACAaaaagatatatgtatatgtaactttcagttttttgttatatatatatatatatatatatatatatatatatatatatatatatatatatatatatatatatatatatatatatatatatatatatatatatatagaga
This window of the Rutidosis leptorrhynchoides isolate AG116_Rl617_1_P2 chromosome 7, CSIRO_AGI_Rlap_v1, whole genome shotgun sequence genome carries:
- the LOC139857136 gene encoding uncharacterized protein, whose amino-acid sequence is MARKGNHQKNGLDGTTSNHKKGDFQSGSAMPNKKGKGSISNIKVSKEELSSDTQPNISVTEALHKSDHFKIEKKKSNKSEKHSKVDIRGRSATSTTDQSEARNSTFEDCSSNMSTTGGSCLEEEKWASANGIHGSKTRKRRVDHSTNEFDEDGLPINVELPETLGVRYLKTFMSSVLKASTDWLERHKPLLDMIVTKALISRDYVRMKIKHAYPIVLKWVTHFTSILLVLLMVWLDCTLRGIDSVIRMGTTSFFTVIWCSIFSVVAMMGMLKFVILGAIVALVALFVGFTIGLLLLAVSGIIFLWIYGSFWTTSIVLAIGGISFALSHERFSLLIMTVYSVYSAWMLVGWLGIVVIFNLSFFSSDGLIFFLRNNINEQRRPNSVPEHTAGMQSGPGVFNGEEVRGPSTDGGSHPPADPGTGVPSTSGSDSELTSEDEVVRLLNSTDHYSALGLSRFQEIDATFLKREYRKKAMLVHPDKNMGNEKAAEAFKKLQNAYEVLLDTSKQKTYDDELRREDLLNYFRRFQNTTPKNKRHGFFGSTFGGTEVHVDDPLGESRRIACQKCGSFHMWFYTKKTKSRARSCQDCKDFHPAKYGDGWVEQSSQPLLFGVFQKVDPPRAYVCADSKIYDATEWYLCQGMRCPANTHKPSFHVNTSVMSKHSNTKGPSSSHRGGGMPNMDETMTEEEFMEWLQNAVQSGMFDNFATNGGPDIPSNTSANVNASNGGGAGGSNSSNSKRRKKGKKW